One Pantoea eucalypti genomic region harbors:
- the oppB gene encoding oligopeptide ABC transporter permease OppB, which translates to MLKFILRRLLEALPTLFVLITISFFMMRLAPGSPFTGERTLAPEVMANIEAKYHLNDPIGKQYVDYLLQLAHGDFGPSFKYKDYSVNYLVAHAFPVSAKLGLAAFLLAVILGVTAGVIAALKQNSIWDFVVMGVAMTGVVIPSFVVAPLLVLLFAITLKWLPGGGWNGGQWNYMLLPMVALSLAYIASIARITRGSMIEVMHSNFIRTARAKGLPLRRIVLRHALKPALLPVISYMGPAFVGIITGSMVIESIYGLPGIGQLFVNGALNRDYSLVMSLTILVGLLTILFNAIVDVLYAVIDPKIRY; encoded by the coding sequence ATGTTAAAATTCATCCTGCGTCGCTTGCTTGAAGCGCTTCCGACGCTGTTCGTCCTGATCACCATCTCCTTCTTTATGATGCGACTGGCACCCGGCAGCCCGTTTACCGGCGAGCGCACCCTGGCCCCGGAAGTGATGGCCAATATTGAGGCGAAATATCACCTCAACGATCCCATCGGTAAGCAGTATGTTGATTACCTGCTGCAGCTGGCGCACGGCGATTTCGGCCCTTCGTTTAAATACAAAGATTATTCGGTCAACTATCTGGTCGCGCACGCGTTCCCGGTCTCAGCCAAACTCGGCCTGGCCGCGTTCCTGCTGGCGGTGATACTGGGCGTCACGGCGGGTGTGATCGCCGCGCTTAAACAGAACAGTATATGGGACTTCGTGGTGATGGGGGTGGCAATGACCGGCGTGGTGATACCGAGTTTCGTGGTCGCGCCGCTGCTGGTTCTGCTCTTCGCCATCACCCTGAAATGGCTGCCCGGCGGTGGCTGGAACGGTGGTCAGTGGAACTACATGCTGTTGCCGATGGTGGCGCTGTCGCTGGCGTATATCGCCAGTATTGCGCGTATCACTCGTGGTTCAATGATTGAAGTGATGCACTCCAATTTTATCCGCACCGCGCGCGCCAAAGGCTTGCCGCTGCGCCGCATTGTGCTGCGTCATGCGCTCAAGCCCGCATTGCTGCCCGTGATTTCCTACATGGGACCGGCGTTTGTCGGCATCATCACCGGTTCGATGGTGATTGAGTCGATCTACGGTCTGCCGGGTATCGGTCAGCTGTTTGTGAACGGCGCGCTGAACCGTGACTACTCTCTGGTGATGAGCCTGACCATCCTGGTCGGTTTGCTGACCATTCTGTTTAACGCGATTGTTGACGTGCTCTATGCCGTTATCGATCCCAAAATTCGTTACTGA
- the oppC gene encoding oligopeptide ABC transporter permease OppC, with protein MMLSKKNSEALDAFSEKLEVEGRSLWQDARRRFIHNRAALISLLVLLVITLFVIFAPMLAHFTYDDTDWSMMSSPPDTTSGHWFGTDSSGRDILVRVAIGGRISLMVGVASALIAVIVGTLYGSIAGYLGGKTDSVMMRILEILNSFPFMFFVILLVTFFGRNILLIFAAIGMVSWLDMARIVRGQTLSLKRKEFIEAAHVGGVSTWKIVVRHIVPNVLGVVVVYASLLVPSMILFESFLSFLGLGTQEPLSSWGALLSDGANSMEVSPWLLLYPAGFLVVTLFCFNFIGDGLRDALDPKDR; from the coding sequence ATGATGTTAAGTAAGAAAAACAGCGAAGCTCTTGATGCGTTCAGTGAAAAGCTGGAAGTAGAAGGGCGCAGTCTCTGGCAGGACGCGCGTCGTCGTTTTATCCATAACCGGGCAGCCTTAATCAGTCTGCTGGTGTTGTTAGTAATCACGCTGTTCGTGATTTTTGCGCCGATGCTGGCGCATTTCACCTACGACGATACCGACTGGTCCATGATGTCCTCACCGCCCGATACGACATCTGGTCACTGGTTTGGCACCGATTCATCGGGACGTGACATACTGGTCCGTGTGGCCATCGGTGGTCGTATCTCACTGATGGTGGGCGTAGCGTCTGCGCTGATTGCGGTGATCGTCGGCACGCTGTATGGCTCAATAGCCGGTTACCTGGGCGGCAAAACCGACTCGGTGATGATGCGTATTCTGGAAATTCTCAACTCCTTCCCGTTTATGTTCTTCGTGATCCTGCTGGTGACCTTCTTTGGTCGTAATATCCTGCTGATTTTTGCCGCTATCGGCATGGTTTCATGGCTGGATATGGCGCGTATTGTGCGCGGCCAGACGCTGAGCCTGAAGCGCAAAGAGTTCATCGAAGCGGCGCATGTCGGTGGGGTATCAACCTGGAAAATCGTGGTACGTCACATCGTGCCAAACGTACTGGGCGTGGTGGTGGTTTACGCCTCGCTGCTGGTACCGAGCATGATCCTGTTTGAATCCTTCCTGAGCTTCCTGGGTCTGGGGACACAGGAGCCGCTGAGTAGCTGGGGCGCGCTGCTCAGCGACGGGGCTAACTCAATGGAGGTGTCGCCGTGGCTGTTGCTCTATCCGGCGGGCTTCCTGGTGGTCACGCTGTTCTGTTTCAACTTTATTGGCGATGGCCTGCGTGATGCCCTCGACCCGAAAGATCGTTAA
- a CDS encoding ABC transporter ATP-binding protein: MTIHEFKPAMAARAGSEQLLTVKDLRVTFGTHDGDVTAVNDLNFSLRAGETLGIVGESGSGKSQTAFALMGLLAKNGRIGGSAMFNGKEILNLPENQLNKLRAEQIAMIFQDPMTSLNPYMRVGEQLMEVLKLHKGMNSAQAFEESVRMLDAVKMPEARKRMKMYPHEFSGGMRQRVMIAMALLCRPKLLIADEPTTALDVTVQAQIMTLLNDLKREFNTAIIMITHDLGVVAGICDKVLVMYAGRTMEYGSARDVFYQPAHPYSIGLLNAVPRLDAIEGETLATIPGNPPNLLRLPQGCPFQPRCPHAMDICTQAPPLEPFGNGRLRACFKPVEELV; the protein is encoded by the coding sequence ATGACTATTCATGAATTCAAGCCAGCGATGGCGGCCCGCGCGGGAAGCGAACAGCTACTTACGGTCAAAGATTTACGCGTGACCTTTGGCACGCACGATGGGGATGTTACCGCCGTCAACGACCTGAACTTCTCGCTGCGCGCCGGTGAAACGCTGGGCATTGTTGGCGAGTCTGGTTCTGGCAAGTCACAAACCGCCTTTGCCCTGATGGGGCTACTGGCAAAAAATGGCCGCATTGGCGGCTCAGCAATGTTCAACGGTAAAGAGATCCTGAATCTGCCTGAGAACCAGCTCAATAAACTCCGCGCCGAACAGATTGCGATGATCTTCCAGGATCCGATGACCTCACTGAACCCCTATATGCGGGTAGGCGAGCAGCTGATGGAAGTGCTTAAGCTGCACAAAGGGATGAACAGCGCCCAGGCATTCGAAGAGTCCGTAAGGATGCTGGATGCGGTGAAAATGCCAGAAGCACGCAAACGCATGAAAATGTACCCGCATGAATTCTCCGGCGGAATGCGTCAGCGTGTGATGATCGCCATGGCGCTGCTGTGCCGCCCAAAATTGCTGATTGCCGATGAGCCAACTACCGCGCTGGATGTGACGGTGCAGGCGCAGATTATGACGCTGCTCAACGACCTGAAACGCGAGTTCAACACCGCCATTATCATGATCACCCATGATCTCGGCGTGGTGGCAGGCATCTGCGACAAAGTGCTGGTGATGTATGCCGGACGCACTATGGAGTATGGCAGCGCCCGTGATGTCTTCTACCAGCCAGCCCATCCTTACTCAATTGGCCTGCTTAATGCGGTGCCACGTCTGGATGCGATTGAAGGCGAAACCCTGGCCACCATTCCGGGCAATCCACCGAACCTGCTGCGTCTGCCGCAGGGCTGCCCGTTCCAGCCGCGTTGTCCGCACGCGATGGATATCTGCACCCAGGCACCGCCGCTGGAACCGTTTGGCAATGGCCGTCTGCGTGCCTGCTTTAAGCCGGTGGAGGAGTTAGTATGA